From the genome of Flavobacterium luteolum, one region includes:
- a CDS encoding bactofilin family protein has translation MFEKVKKNGTEQLGRTNRIVEGTSIVGDIVSKADFRLDGELIGNFTSQGKIVIGAKGAVKGEIICNNADIEGEFHGKIKVLETLNIKSTAQIHGEVAVGKLSIEPGADFTATCTMLTHSNPVIMLEDGKGTEQ, from the coding sequence ATGTTTGAAAAAGTAAAGAAAAATGGAACTGAACAATTAGGAAGAACAAATAGAATTGTAGAAGGAACATCAATAGTAGGAGACATAGTCTCTAAAGCCGATTTTAGATTAGACGGCGAATTGATTGGAAACTTTACTTCACAAGGCAAAATCGTGATTGGGGCCAAAGGAGCTGTTAAAGGAGAAATAATTTGTAACAATGCTGATATAGAAGGAGAATTTCATGGTAAAATAAAAGTTCTTGAAACTCTTAATATTAAATCTACTGCTCAAATTCATGGAGAAGTGGCAGTAGGAAAACTTTCGATAGAACCAGGAGCCGACTTCACAGCAACCTGTACCATGCTTACCCATTCAAATCCTGTAATCATGTTAGAAGATGGAAAAGGAACCGAACAATAA
- a CDS encoding AtpZ/AtpI family protein, translated as MGVIIFVFSYFGTWLDEKHPSPKVYYNTIFVLVGVGVALYNVIRQVNDINKTK; from the coding sequence ATGGGAGTAATCATTTTTGTGTTTTCCTATTTCGGAACTTGGCTTGATGAGAAACATCCAAGCCCCAAAGTTTATTACAATACCATTTTTGTGCTAGTGGGTGTTGGAGTTGCATTGTATAATGTAATCCGACAAGTAAATGATATCAATAAAACAAAGTAG
- the atpB gene encoding F0F1 ATP synthase subunit A — MVISNKPLSFILAAFVASLPIMGFANPENDSTHVQTETAHEEKVVSHNAHEEGEHVALDPKAKVDAFIDHHLQDSHDFVFFQDEKENKHYGFPLPVILIDGGLKVFSSSKFHFGETVAEVDGNFYKLVHGKIYKTDAAGTITFNEHGHPENEKPLDFSITKNVVSMLFVSVLLLLMFTGLARSYKKGPIPTGFGRVLEPLVIFIRDEIAVPNIGEKKYRKYMGYLLTVFFFVWILNLLGMTPLGINVTGNIAITVCLAAFTFIITQFSANKDYWGHIFWMPGVPVPMKIILAPIEILGTLTKPFALLIRLYANITAGHVVIMSLIAMIFVGKNLAADLPISLGLTLFISVIEILVAFLQAFIFTMLSSLFIGMAVQDHDHAHHHEDETAII; from the coding sequence ATGGTGATTTCAAACAAACCACTCAGCTTTATTCTTGCTGCTTTTGTAGCTTCTCTACCGATTATGGGTTTTGCAAATCCAGAGAATGACTCGACGCATGTACAAACTGAAACTGCTCACGAAGAGAAAGTAGTTTCACATAATGCTCACGAAGAGGGAGAGCATGTTGCTCTTGATCCAAAGGCAAAAGTGGATGCATTTATTGATCACCACTTACAAGATTCTCATGACTTTGTTTTCTTCCAGGATGAGAAAGAAAACAAACACTACGGTTTTCCATTACCAGTTATTTTAATTGATGGTGGTTTAAAAGTTTTCTCTTCTTCAAAATTCCACTTCGGAGAAACAGTTGCAGAAGTTGACGGAAACTTCTACAAATTAGTTCACGGTAAAATTTACAAAACAGATGCAGCCGGAACAATTACTTTTAATGAGCACGGTCATCCGGAAAATGAAAAACCATTAGATTTTTCAATTACTAAAAATGTTGTTTCAATGCTTTTCGTATCAGTATTATTATTATTAATGTTTACTGGATTAGCAAGATCATATAAAAAAGGACCAATCCCAACTGGATTTGGTAGAGTTTTAGAACCATTAGTAATTTTCATCAGAGATGAAATTGCTGTTCCAAATATTGGAGAGAAAAAATACCGTAAATATATGGGTTACCTATTAACTGTATTTTTCTTTGTTTGGATTCTAAACTTATTAGGAATGACTCCGCTAGGAATCAACGTTACAGGAAATATTGCTATTACAGTTTGTTTAGCAGCCTTTACATTTATCATTACTCAATTTAGTGCTAACAAAGATTATTGGGGACACATCTTCTGGATGCCAGGAGTACCAGTTCCAATGAAAATTATCTTAGCTCCAATTGAGATTTTAGGAACATTAACAAAACCATTCGCATTATTAATTCGTTTGTACGCAAACATTACTGCAGGTCACGTAGTAATTATGAGTTTGATTGCAATGATTTTTGTTGGAAAGAATTTAGCAGCAGATTTGCCAATCTCATTAGGATTGACATTGTTTATTTCTGTTATTGAAATTCTAGTTGCATTTTTACAAGCGTTTATCTTCACAATGTTATCATCATTGTTTATTGGTATGGCTGTTCAGGATCATGATCACGCTCACCACCATGAAGACGAAACAGCGATTATTTAA
- the atpE gene encoding ATP synthase F0 subunit C produces MGTIPTLVGAGLVVIGAGLGLGKIGGSAMDAIARQPEAAGKIQTAMIIIAALLEGLAFAALILGK; encoded by the coding sequence ATGGGAACAATTCCAACTTTAGTAGGTGCTGGTTTAGTAGTAATCGGTGCAGGTTTAGGTTTAGGTAAAATCGGTGGATCTGCTATGGACGCTATTGCTCGTCAGCCAGAAGCTGCTGGTAAAATCCAAACTGCGATGATCATTATCGCTGCTTTATTAGAAGGTTTAGCATTCGCTGCTTTAATCTTAGGAAAATAA